The Besnoitia besnoiti strain Bb-Ger1 chromosome IV, whole genome shotgun sequence genome contains a region encoding:
- a CDS encoding hypothetical protein (encoded by transcript BESB_051560) — protein MTPPDVAEAGKAPSLMGPATRDGPSSLDLHHSSAPFASSRLLGSADAAADLQQPLLLIHAALGVAVLGGWTGVMCMRRHRPLALFKVFAFLPAALLLCASVASLVFFSAFSPLLREDGATRPFSGSPVPEADALLPPGAAAHGGADEDTTPSGFSSASVLYLVDAHWREFRRFAGAHFATIAAVSLLLQAGLALCRILVALSFFSCDSEPHGAAQQEPAAALPDVSGAGLGAASESSSAAGAASPAEKKKKDRKGKGRAKQRADGIPLQPGSAPSAAEKKTGAAPAAAKGAASCLAWQTFAEPVSRHWGSAADWRAKLVWKVSDLSVLALTVGLPLVFLVRGRRHRPSAFPEEDCSLPFASSSAEVASVWRPEAFASFLLLHPSWWQCLNTAALLPLQLLRGYPSVMLQSFEALWTFLLLLRHSLARDKTLVASPALAHEDFASRGFAAFSARTVPALGATDFCFIGLQVLQWLLLRPLSQRICEPLSSLAEGETEASATSRPVAALPSPWESASSVFSRWRRAGSAGRGAAASGAESARPSPRAATRVSGFSATSSTLVTPVPASSGGIQGLRHVGPPLFVDADGDEAHEFFFVSAQDVVTQVGTKAMRKADHLRIVAD, from the exons ATGACCCCCCCCGATGTCGCAGAGGCGGGGAAGGCGCCGTCCCTCATGGGGCCCGCAACGCGCGACGGGCCTTCTTCACTAGACCTCCATCATTCGTCGGCgcctttcgcctcctccagaCTCCTCGGCTCCGCAGATGCGGCCGCCGACCTCCAGCAGCCTCTGCTGCTCATCcacgccgccctcggcgtcgccgtcctcggcggATGGACTGGCGTgatgtgcatgcgcaggcacAGGCCTCTGGCGCTCTTCAAG gtcttcgccttcctaCCTGCCGCCCTGTTGCTGTGCGCATCGGTCGCGTCCCTCGTCTTTTTCTCGGCCTTTtctccgctcctccgcgaagacggcgcgacTCGTCCTTTCTCAGGCTCCCCCGTGCCTGAGGCTGatgcgcttcttccgccgggggcggcggcccaTGGAGGTGCAGATGAAGATACGACTCCCTCGGGTTTCAGCTCCGCCTCGGTTCTCTACCTGGTCGACGCGCACTGGAGAGAATTCCGGCGGTTCGCGGGCGCCCACTTTGCCACGATAGCTGCGgtctcgctgcttcttcaggccggcctcgctctctgccgcaTCCTCGTGGCCCTCTCGTTTTTTTCGTGCGACTCTGAGCCTCACGGggccgcgcagcaggagcccgccgccgctctgcctGACGTCTCCGGGGCAGGACTGGGCGCCGCTTCGGAgtcgtcttctgcagccggcgcggcctctcccgcggagaagaagaagaaagacagaaagGGGAAGGGGCGAGCAAAGCAGCGAGCCGACGGGATCCCTCTGCAGCCAGGctccgcgccgtctgcagcggagaagaagactggagccgctccagcggccgcgaagggcgcTGCGTCTTGCTTGGCGTGGCAGACGTTCGCCGAGCCCGTCTCTCGACACTGGGGGAGTGCGGCGGATTGGCGCGCGAAACTCGTCTGGAAAGTCTCTGATCTCTCGGTTCTTGCTCTC ACCGTCGGCTTGCCGCTGGTTTTTCTtgtccgcgggcgccgccatAGACCGTCCGCGTTCCCCGAGGAGGACTGCAGCCTTCcgttcgcctcttcgtccgcggAGGTTGCGTCTGTGTGGCGCCCGGAGGCGTTTGCGTCTTTCCTGCTTCTTCATCCATCTTGGTGGCAGTGTCTAAACACCGCagcgctgcttcctcttcagctTCTGCGCGGCTACCCCAGCGTCATGCTCCAGTCGTTTGAGGCTCTCTGGACGTTCTTGCTTCTACTCCGGcacagcctcgcgcgcgacaaAACGCTCGTCGCTTCGCCCGCGCTAGCCCACGAAGACTTTGCGTCTCGAGGCTTCGCTGCGTTTTCCGCGCGGACGGTACCCGCTCTCGGCGCTACGGACTTCTGCTTCATCGGCCTGCAGGTGCTCCAGTGGCTGCTG CTCCGCCCGCTCTCGCAGCGCATCTGCGAgcccctctcctccctcgcggagggcgagacggaggcgtcggcgacctcgcggccggtggcggcgctgccctcgccctgggagagcgcctcctccgttttctctcgctggcgacggGCGGGGTCTGCCGGTcggggcgcggctgcctcaggCGCAGAGTCAGCGCGCCCCAGCCCGCGGGCTGCCACGCGCGTCTCAGGTTTTTCTGCGACCTCCTCGACTCTCGTCACGCCTGTCCCAGCCAGCTCCGGAGGCATTCAG GGGCTGAGACACGTCGGACCTCCTCTGTTTGTTGACGCGGACGGTGACGAGGCGCATGAGTTTTTCTTCGTCAGCGCGCAGGA CGTGGTCACGCAGGTCGGTACGAAGGCGATGCGGAAGGCGGATCACCTGCGCATCGTCGCGGATTAG
- a CDS encoding Toxoplasma gondii family D protein (encoded by transcript BESB_051570) translates to MSAKPQAKKKKEDEERNYDLENEMMRRRIQTIREMINLLEKEIVTAGLHKDHVIEGKRTMLQRLEREMEAMALEFSEILMVASSLLVCAVLVQQVLAGPKRGRHDNKKLADISPPLAVVSAPPAVAIPTEKLTKCFDVPFSVQQPCTAKVTIQQPYDCDESELHEVCTERMTEVPSVCFETVVSEETYDCPVTSSQKVCVKIPVSESRVCKHKTTKQVKKDCPAVDKVTSCQVLSDVVEDVCLESAVVDEKYSCWKTEVRQECETHMMTAENQCTREVQHPVPYEVVEVEYDTVCKKVEKPLTVSAVREKIETEEYPCPEIVHVKECQQTTKQIQKPCMKKEKRQENYDCSETKLQHVIKTCTRTVPRESYISTCTPVISKKLRRLGPAKKGEEECTKRKVVVDEIESYPCEEDIPVVIPKICQKEVQVDVESSCAETVPDQACHMVQKTVPKICTRPKKAAETYEYKDVTYEDVCGQVPREIKKTALKMETRTETYPCETANFKEKCVDVSVPVQAVCQASLMKTVEKKCPRTVYRSECYTSEVEVTKPCFAEVEHEEEYTCFEQGFKEKCSTVPVYEMGKCKSVVSREHEVPCTRPHAVLDCTMQAFPVKKTCFKDVSDVKDEICYTTGSQPECVDLIITASPPPQGPGKK, encoded by the exons ACCTACTTGAAAAGGAGATAGTCACTGCAGGGCTGCATAAGGACCATGTTATTGAAGGAAAGAGGACAATGCTGCAGCGACTCGAGAGAGAAATGGAAGCAATGGCGCTGGAGTTCTCGGAGATCTTGATGGTAG CCAgcagcctcctcgtctgcgctgtTCTCGTGCAACAAGTCCTTGCCGGGCCAAAGCGAGGCAGACATGACAACAAAAAACTTGCGGACATTAGCCCGCCACTCGCTGTGGTATCTGCCCCTCCCGCCGTTGCAATCCCCACTGAAAAGCTGACTAAGTGCTTTGACGTCCCGTTTTCAGTGCAACAGCCTTGCACAGCGAAAGTGACAATTCAGCAACCTTACGACTGCGATGAATCCGAGCTCCATGAAGTCTGCACCGAACGCATGACCGAGGTCCCCTCAGTGTGCTTCGAGACCGTGGTCAGCGAGGAGACGTACGATTGTCCCGTCACGTCGTCTCAGAAGGTGTGCGTGAAGATCCCGGTGTCAGAGTCACGTGTGTGCAAGCACAAGACGACCAAACAAGTAAAGAAAGATTGCCCCGCGGTCGACAAGGTGACCAGCTGCCAGGTCTTATCCGATGTGGTTGAGGATGTATGCCTAGAAAGCGCAGTTGTCGATGAGAAATACAGCTGCTGGAAAACTGAGGTTCGACAAGAATGCGAGACGCACATGATGACGGCAGAAAATCAGTGTACGAGGGAGGTCCAGCACCCAGTTCCATATGAGGTGGTCGAAGTAGAGTACGATACTGTCTGCAAGAAGGTTGAGAAGCCTCTTACCGTCTCCGCAGTGCGGGAAAAAATTGAGACCGAAGAATATCCTTGCCCTGAGATTGTTCACGTAAAGGAATGCCAGCAGACCACGAAGCAGATTCAGAAACCGTGCATGAAAAAGGAGAAACGCCAGGAGAATTACGATTGCTCAGAGACTAAGCTGCAACACGTGATAAAGACGTGCACGCGGACAGTTCCTCGTGAGAGCTACATTTCAACCTGTACGCCAGTGATTTCGAAGAAGTTAAGGAGACTCGGCCCCGCAAAGAAAGGTGAAGAGGAATGCACCAAGAGAAAAGTGGTGGTCGACGAGATAGAGTCGTACCCTTGTGAGGAGGACATACCCGTCGTAATTCCAAAGATTTGCCAAAAAGAAGTCCAAGTTGACGTTGAATCGTCCTGCGCTGAGACAGTACCCGATCAAGCTTGCCATATGGTACAAAAGACGGTTCCGAAGATATGCACTCGACCCaagaaggcagcagagacgtACGAGTACAAAGACGTGACTTACGAGGATGTCTGCGGACAAGTTCCGCGGGAAATCAAGAAGACCGCCCTCAAGATGGAAACAAGGACCGAGACGTACCCGTGCGAGACGGCAAACTTCAAAGAAAAGTGCGTTGACGTGAGCGTTCCTGTGCAGGCAGTGTGCCAGGCCAGTCTCATGAAGACAGTCGAGAAGAAGTGCCCTCGAACCGTGTATCGGTCTGAATGCTACACATCGGAGGTGGAGGTCACGAAACCTTGCTTTGCGGAAGTGGAACACGAGGAGGAGTACACGTGCTTCGAGCAAGGCTTCAAGGAGAAGTGCTCCACGGTGCCCGTTTACGAGATGGGCAAGTGCAAATCCGTTGTCTCCCGGGAGCACGAGGTGCCATGCACAAGGCCACATGCGGTACTAGATTGTACAATGCAGGCTTTTCCAGTCAAGAAGACGTGCTTCAAAGATGTTTCCGATGTCAAAGATGAGATCTGCTACACGACTGGGTCGCAGCCTGAGTGTGTCGACCTCATCATCACAGCGTCACCGCCGCCTCAAGGCCCCGGCAAGAAGTGA